In Marinobacter sp. LQ44, the following are encoded in one genomic region:
- a CDS encoding PaaI family thioesterase yields MSNSSLHITGGKDLPGFHNMLGYRQVSWEEGEAVIELEIQADHLNLGGVIHGGVLTSLLDIAMAEAGTYCPYPGRMRKAITLSLTTTFTGQCTGGVIRVTGRKRAGGSRIFNSTGEVHDEQGNLLAIGEGTFRIRSGSEKPEGVPV; encoded by the coding sequence ATGAGCAACAGTAGTCTGCACATTACCGGTGGCAAAGACTTGCCGGGTTTTCACAACATGTTGGGCTACCGGCAGGTGTCGTGGGAAGAGGGCGAGGCCGTGATCGAGCTGGAAATCCAGGCCGATCACCTGAATCTGGGTGGTGTGATCCATGGCGGAGTACTTACCTCCTTGCTGGATATTGCCATGGCCGAGGCCGGCACTTACTGCCCCTATCCCGGGCGCATGCGCAAGGCTATTACGCTTTCGCTGACCACCACGTTTACCGGGCAGTGCACCGGGGGCGTAATCCGGGTGACCGGTCGTAAGCGCGCGGGTGGAAGCCGGATCTTTAACAGTACCGGTGAAGTTCACGACGAGCAGGGCAATTTGCTTGCAATCGGTGAGGGTACTTTCCGGATACGTTCTGGTAGTGAGAAACCTGAAGGCGTTCCCGTCTGA
- a CDS encoding SDR family NAD(P)-dependent oxidoreductase yields the protein MGRFDQRVVIVTGAGSGIGRATALRLGREGASVVLVDVAEGGLLETENQMADGVSVLRRVADVADEAAVTALVAETMKTFGQIDVLCNIAGIASISGAHPPVTENSRDEWEKVLAVNLLGTMLTIKHVAPHMQARKKGSIVNTASVAGIRSGAGGNAYSASKAGVINLTMTAACDLGMDNVRVNAVCPGLVETGMTQKVFDYARAHEKAHKLGSRCELRRYGDPAEIAAAILFLASDDASYITGQALAVDGGNTASLNLPGMKV from the coding sequence ATGGGGCGATTTGATCAGCGAGTGGTAATCGTCACCGGGGCCGGAAGTGGTATCGGGCGGGCAACCGCACTCAGGCTGGGTCGCGAAGGGGCATCCGTTGTGCTTGTTGATGTCGCCGAGGGCGGCTTGCTCGAAACCGAGAATCAGATGGCTGATGGTGTATCTGTGCTGCGTCGGGTGGCAGATGTTGCTGATGAGGCTGCGGTAACTGCCCTGGTAGCCGAAACCATGAAGACCTTTGGCCAGATTGATGTGCTGTGCAATATCGCCGGTATCGCCAGTATTTCCGGAGCCCATCCGCCGGTCACCGAGAACAGTCGTGACGAGTGGGAGAAAGTGCTCGCTGTAAACCTGCTGGGAACCATGCTGACGATAAAGCACGTTGCACCTCACATGCAGGCCCGCAAGAAGGGCAGCATTGTCAATACTGCATCGGTTGCTGGTATTCGTTCGGGGGCTGGAGGCAATGCCTACAGCGCATCAAAGGCCGGCGTGATCAATCTGACCATGACCGCAGCCTGTGACCTGGGGATGGACAACGTGCGGGTAAACGCTGTTTGTCCGGGGCTGGTTGAAACCGGTATGACCCAGAAAGTCTTTGACTATGCCCGGGCACACGAAAAAGCCCACAAACTTGGCTCCCGTTGTGAACTCCGCCGTTATGGCGACCCTGCAGAAATTGCTGCCGCCATCCTTTTTCTCGCCAGTGACGACGCAAGTTACATTACCGGCCAGGCCCTGGCCGTTGATGGCGGGAACACCGCGTCCCTCAACCTGCCTGGAATGAAAGTCTGA
- a CDS encoding class I adenylate-forming enzyme family protein, with protein sequence MKTQFDEMPVYAPTDSGEAMEAIGFRIQAFASGQGDKTAIIDEKGALSWAGLLHEVNRIANRLRQTGLKKGDCVAALSENSREMVALYLGTLVAGGCMVPLSGMASGESLALMIRDCGSRFLFVSRKNLDIWAEASPRAGLNHDEVIGLDNDAAGQHLKDWLGSIPAEPDPAPVTLNDPFNIIYSSGTTGTPKGILHDYRFRQRQMVRMSRFGLNGEAVNLVSTPMYSNTTLVSVLPTIFYGGTLVLMAKFDARRFLELAEQHKVTHAMLVPVQFERILAVPDFDQFDLSSFKLKLCTSAPLRAHVIAETMKRWPGNIREVYGLTEGGISTSLDCAAYPDKWDTVGVPTEGAEVRVVSEDGKELPQGEIGEIVGRAISMMRGYVNRPEQTREMLWQSPDGLAFYRSGDMGRIDEDGFVHILDRRKDMIISGGFNIYAVDLEKVVLSHPAVSDAAVIGIPSSQWGETPLALVVKKSGCQETEEEIRDWANQHLGKTQRLSAVEFRQELPRSTIGKVLKRELRTPYWDNSAG encoded by the coding sequence ATGAAAACGCAATTTGACGAAATGCCCGTATACGCTCCCACTGACTCCGGCGAAGCCATGGAGGCCATCGGTTTTCGTATTCAGGCCTTTGCCAGCGGACAAGGCGACAAGACCGCGATCATCGACGAAAAGGGAGCGCTCAGCTGGGCCGGTCTGCTGCATGAGGTCAACCGCATTGCCAACAGGCTGCGACAAACCGGCCTTAAAAAAGGCGACTGCGTTGCGGCCTTGTCGGAAAACAGCAGGGAAATGGTGGCCCTCTATCTGGGAACCCTGGTGGCGGGTGGCTGCATGGTGCCGCTTTCCGGTATGGCCAGCGGCGAATCCCTGGCTCTGATGATTCGTGACTGCGGCTCCAGGTTCCTGTTCGTTTCCCGTAAAAACCTCGATATCTGGGCCGAAGCCAGCCCCAGGGCCGGCCTGAATCACGATGAGGTGATCGGGCTGGACAACGATGCTGCCGGACAGCATTTAAAGGACTGGCTGGGCTCGATTCCCGCCGAGCCAGACCCGGCGCCGGTAACACTGAACGATCCGTTCAACATCATTTACAGTTCAGGCACGACCGGAACTCCCAAGGGCATACTCCACGACTACCGGTTCCGCCAGCGGCAAATGGTCAGGATGAGCCGGTTCGGGCTCAACGGTGAAGCCGTTAACCTTGTATCGACACCAATGTACTCCAACACCACCCTGGTATCGGTGCTACCGACCATTTTCTATGGCGGCACCCTCGTGCTGATGGCCAAGTTTGATGCCCGTCGCTTCCTTGAACTGGCAGAACAGCACAAAGTCACCCACGCCATGCTGGTGCCCGTGCAGTTTGAGCGCATATTGGCGGTTCCGGACTTCGACCAGTTTGACCTTTCAAGCTTCAAGCTCAAGCTCTGTACCAGTGCGCCGCTCCGGGCCCATGTGATCGCCGAAACCATGAAACGCTGGCCAGGCAATATCCGGGAGGTCTATGGCCTCACAGAAGGCGGGATTTCCACCAGCCTCGACTGCGCTGCCTACCCGGACAAATGGGATACCGTCGGAGTGCCCACCGAAGGGGCTGAAGTAAGGGTGGTCAGCGAAGATGGCAAGGAGCTGCCTCAGGGTGAGATCGGCGAGATTGTCGGGCGCGCGATTTCCATGATGCGGGGTTACGTAAACCGCCCGGAGCAGACCAGGGAGATGCTGTGGCAAAGCCCCGATGGACTTGCCTTTTATCGCAGCGGCGATATGGGCCGCATTGACGAAGACGGCTTTGTTCATATTCTCGACCGCAGGAAAGACATGATTATTTCCGGCGGTTTCAACATCTACGCCGTAGACCTGGAAAAAGTCGTCCTCAGCCATCCTGCGGTATCCGATGCTGCGGTTATCGGCATACCCAGCAGCCAATGGGGCGAAACTCCCCTCGCTCTGGTGGTAAAGAAATCCGGATGCCAGGAAACAGAAGAGGAAATCCGGGACTGGGCCAACCAGCATCTGGGCAAGACCCAGCGCCTCAGTGCCGTAGAGTTCCGGCAGGAACTGCCTCGCTCTACCATTGGCAAGGTCTTGAAGCGGGAGCTAAGAACGCCTTACTGGGATAACAGCGCCGGTTAA
- a CDS encoding enoyl-CoA hydratase/isomerase family protein yields MIKKYSQEKTIHLVIDRPDKKNALNRNMYEQLAGYVREASSDQHVHAIVISGAEGVFTAGNDLDDFRARATDENPKPSAGLAFIEELMACDTPVIAAVEGLAIGIGTTMLLHCDSVFAGRSARFKTAFVDLGLVPEAASTVTMPLHLGSRMAAELLLLGETLDGTQAGECGLVSRVVDDGRAVDSALALAGRLGEKPRDALRASKRLMKAPWRDQVQQALERERGVFSERLRSDDCRNALSRMQRR; encoded by the coding sequence ATGATCAAGAAATATAGCCAAGAAAAAACGATCCATCTTGTCATAGATCGTCCGGACAAAAAGAACGCCCTGAACCGAAACATGTATGAGCAGCTGGCAGGTTATGTGCGGGAGGCAAGTTCTGACCAGCATGTGCATGCCATCGTCATCTCGGGTGCTGAAGGTGTGTTTACCGCCGGCAACGATCTTGATGATTTCCGGGCGCGGGCTACGGACGAAAACCCGAAACCCTCTGCCGGCCTTGCATTCATTGAAGAATTGATGGCGTGTGATACTCCGGTGATAGCGGCGGTGGAAGGGTTGGCGATTGGTATTGGCACCACTATGTTGCTCCATTGCGACAGCGTATTTGCGGGGCGCTCGGCCAGGTTCAAAACTGCCTTTGTCGATTTGGGGTTGGTGCCGGAGGCTGCTTCAACTGTGACCATGCCATTGCACCTTGGCTCCCGGATGGCTGCTGAATTGCTGTTGCTTGGTGAAACCCTGGATGGCACCCAGGCCGGTGAGTGTGGCCTGGTAAGCCGCGTGGTAGATGATGGACGGGCTGTGGATTCGGCCCTGGCCCTGGCGGGCAGGCTGGGAGAAAAGCCCCGAGACGCATTGCGGGCCAGCAAGCGTTTAATGAAGGCGCCATGGCGCGACCAGGTGCAGCAGGCATTGGAGCGGGAGCGCGGTGTGTTCAGTGAGCGCTTGCGTTCCGACGACTGCCGTAATGCTTTGAGTCGCATGCAGCGCCGTTAA